A region of the Gemmatimonadota bacterium genome:
CGACGGGCGCGCAGCCTTCTTCGAGACAAGCCAGCTCGGTGACCGTGACCGTCATTCCGCATTGCCACACGCATCGCAGGTTCCGAACAACACCACCTCATGTCTCGTCATCTGAAACCTGTCTGGAACCAGGAACTCGAGGCCCTCGACGCAACCAACGAGGTCGAACGCACGGTCGCAGGCCGAGCAAAGAAAGTGATGGTGATGCTCGCGGTCCTTGGGCTCGTACCGAACGCCGCGGCCCAACACCTCAACGGCCTCCAGCGTGCCTTCCTCAACACCCCGTTGGAGCGCGCGATATACCGTGGCGAGACCGATACTCTCTCCACTTCCGCTCAGGCGGCTCCACAGTTCCCTGGCGGACAGAGGGCCGTCCGCCTCGCTAAGGGCTTCCAAGACGATCATCTGTTGCTTCGCTCTTTTCATGGATTTCATGATAGTCGATTTTCAGTTATCGTCAAGGCTTTCTTTCAGTACGGGAGTCTCGTCCTTTGCAATTCCCCTTCATTGAGCGTCCCTGGCGCGCGCTCAAACACGAGTGGGTCTATCTGCGCGACTTGGAGAATGGGCGGCAGAACACGCGGGACCGACTGGAGACGACGGAGGTGAACCGCTCCGTGAACGCTGCCTCAATTGGAAAACGCCGCGTTCAGATTCTTCCGGTGCAGAATAAACCAAATCACAATGGGTGCGCCCAGAATCGAAGTCACGGCATTGAGCGGCAGCACCATTTGACTGCCCGGCAAGCGGCCAATGAGGTCTGCAAACAAGGCCAGCGTTGCGCCCATGCATATCACTGCAGGCATCAGCGCCCGGTGATCAGAGGTGTGCAGTAAGCTGTGGCAAAGATGGGGCACAGCCAGTCCCAGAAAGGCGATGGGACCGCAAAACGCCGTTGTGGCGCCGGCCAGCATCGAGGCGCTGATCAGGATATAGATGCGTACGCGTTTCACATTCAAGCCCATGCTTCGTGCGTAATTTTCGCCCAGCAACAGGGCATTGAGCGGCTTGATGCACAAAAAACCCACCAGAAGCCCCAGGGCGACCACAGACCCTAAAACGGGTATCTGTTTCCATGAAACGCCTCCGAAACTCCCGAACGTCCAGATGATGTAGGATTGAATCTGTTCGGGAACGCTGAAGTAAATCAGAATGCTCACAAAAGCGCCCGTGGCATACCCGAACATCAGGCCCAGGATGAGTAGCGTCATGGCACTTTGCACTTTTCGGGAAACCAGCAAAACGCAACCCAGCACCGTGCCGGCGCCAAGGCTGGCCGCTGCCGCAAGACTCAAATCGCCCAAAATTCCCAGCCCTGCAATGAGCGCACCGCTCGCAGTGCCCACTGCCAGCACCACGATGGCCACACCCAGGCTCGCGCCTGCATTGATGCCCAGCACAAAGGGATCCGCCAGCGGGTTGCGAAACAGCGTCTGCATTTGCAATCCGCCTACGGAAAGCGCCGCGCCCGCCAGTACTGCGGTGATGGTCCTGGGAAGGCGGATGGTATACACGATGCCCAAGCCGGGGTGGCGGTTTCTTTTCCCGCCAGAATCGCCAGGATATCCACAAATGGAATATGCACCGATCCCAGCGACAGGCTCAAAACAAAGACGAAAAACAGCAACGGAAACAATCCGAGCGCCAAGATCATTCGGTGGGAAATGCCCGCAGGCGCCTTTTGCGCTGAAAGAACAGACATCGAGATCCGTCTCCTCAAGAAAAGCACATCGATTTGTTCATAGCGTGCCAATCTGTAATCGGGGTCAATGGCTACGCATTGCCCTGCGCCATCCATTCCTTGTTCCGGCGGATGCTTTCTTCTTGCGGAATAAGCGGGCAACTGGCGCAATAATTGCCCTCCGGCATGAGATAGTACCGGCAGCAGGCACTCCTGCGGTGGAAGACCCGCGTGCGTCCCTGATGCGATACATCGTAAAAATGCGGACGCATTTGCTGCATCTCTCCATCTCCATCGAAAAAATGCTCTGCTTCGGTCCATCCCGCATGCGAAACATCCAGATGCTGCATCACTTGCACAAACTGACTGCCCCAGGAAGAAGTGATCATGCCCCAGATTGCGCGAACGGAAAACCGCGACCACGCATGCAAAGCATCGACGATGGGCGTGGCCTGGCCCACCAGCGTTTGACGCAAATATCGGCGAAGGTCTTCCGTTTGTCCCTCGTCCGCACCGATCACCCCTTCGGCCCGGTGCAGAGCCACGCGTTCAAATAGGCCATATTCGCCGAATTTGAAACTGATGTTATCGAGCGACATATTGGGCACAGCCCGACAAAGCAAAAAAGGCGCAATGGCCACCCCGGCAGACCAGCCAAAGCGCAGAAAAAAAGAAGCGACCATTGCTCGGCGGTCTTCGGTTTCTCGCCGTGTGCCCAGTACCTGGAGCAGGTCGCGGAAAGGCATTGCATCTGGAAAAAGCAAATCCGAACCGCGCAGCCACCCGCTCCCATCGGGCACCCCTAAAACCAAATCCCAGTTAGGATGCAGGGTCTTGAGGTAGGCATACGCATCGGGAATAGATGAAACGGGGTGTATGTGTGCGTTCAATGTGATCTCCTGATTGATCGGTCAACGGGCATTACCATGTGTTTCTGCGCTGTCTGAACCAGCCGAAAGCCACCAGCAGCGCACTGATGATGCCTATTGCGAAATATGTGGTTTTGTGCGTTGACAGATGATCGGCGACCGTGCGTACAACATCCGTCATTTCGTATCCCGTCATCGGCTCTGCAGGTGCAGGCGGCAGATCATAACGCGCCTGGCGTGCAATGTTGATCGCATCCTGATAGGGCTGCGCCAGTGCCTGAACACCGGGTGTTTTGTTGAGCAATTCGGTTACAAATGTTTCAAGGGATGGGCTGTTGCAGATGCCCGAATTACAAGCCGGGCCGTGATCGGAAACGGACTGCGCTAACTGCTGGGCAACATCCTGTAAAACCTCATCGGTTGCCTGCCAGTAGCCTTTGTGCGCCGCTTCCAAAAGCGTGGCCATCATCGTCTGTTCGGCATAGGGGTTGTTCTCAGAAAAATAATCCTCTAACCCCAGGTCGTATTCGTCTTTCATGTAAACTTGATGAATGCGGTTCCAATCCTCGTCGGAAACCAGATCGGGTGACGTGACTTCCCACACCCACATGGTTTCGGTGAACTCGGTCATATAGCGCGCGCCATCATAACCGTGATCCATCATGCCTCGAATCCATTTGGGATTGAAATAGCGAGATCGCAATTCGCGCGAATAAAAACGCTCCAACGTTTCGACGCGTTCGGATTGGGGATTGCGCAAATTGTGGATGTAAAGATCGATTTTGCGGCCCGTGGTGTTGCGCACGGCCATATTCATGCCGCCAAAATAGGCGGCGACCATGGGGTGGTCGAGCACACCATACACGTTTGATGTGCGCCCGAATGCAGCAATATCAACGGTTTCAATGTTCTGGCGAAACAAATCCTGAACGTATTCTCCCACGGTATTTTCGCCATAAGCATGGCTCAGGCGCGTCATATAGAGATCGGATATTTTGCCGTCGTCCTCCCAGGTACCGCCTGCGTGTATGGCAAACTGAATGGAGGGGGAATATGCGCCCACGTTTTCGGAAAACACGCGGATACTTGCAAGGGATCGGGCATGCTCGGCGGAGGGTTCGGTAGCGGCCAGTTTTTGATAGGCTGCTTCGGTGTGCAACCGCACGATGTTATCGGGCTCATCTGCATCTGAAACCAATTTGACGGCCTTGTGAATCAGACGGATTTTGTCCATGAAATGGTCGCGGTACGTGCCGGACGTTGTGACGAAAACATCCACGCGGGGCCGGTTGAGTTCGTGTTGGGGAATCACTTCAATGCCCGCAATCCAGCCACGCTGATTCCACACCGGGCGCACGCCGAGCAAGTAAAAAACCTGCGCTTCCAGAATGCCTTTGTTCTTGGTGATTTCAGAGGACCAGAGCACATAACCCACCCGCCGTGGATACACTCCGTGCTTTTCCACATGCTGTTTGAGCATGTCATCGGCCAGGCGGCGGCCCACTTCCCAGGCTTCGCGGGTGGGCATGGATCGGTGGTCGAAGTGATACGGATTTCGCCCCGAGGGCAGGGCGTCGGGATTGCGAATGGCGTCATCCATTTCCCCGGGTTCGATGAACCGGCCTTCAAGAGCGGATAAAATGCGCGGCACTTCTTCCCGCGCCGCCTCAATGCGCGCTTTGTAATCCAGTGCGCGCTGCAAATAGCTTTCGATTTCTTCCGATGCGGCTTTGAGATGCGTGCGCTGAATATCCTGCGGGGTTTCACCTGTAAGCAGAAGATCTGTGAGAATGATTTTGGCCAGCGTATCGGGAGAAACGTCGGCCCTGTGTGCAACAAGCGCTTCGCGGAATTCACGCCCCAGCATTGAGCGCACCATGTCAACGAGAGGCTGTCCCTTGGGAGGCACGCCGAGGGTATGCGGTCCATAGGGGATATGCTCGCGGTTGATTTCTTCAAGGTAAGTGCGGGTGGCTGTGGCAAGCTGATCAAACGGTGCCCGTTGAATATCCAGTCCCAGGTCGCGTGCCAGATGGAGGCGTTCGCACTCCTGGCGAATGCCTGTTTCCAGTTCGGCGCGCACCGCCGCTGGCAGATTTTCCTCCAGGCGGGCGATCTTGTTGCGCAACTCGTGCAGGTTTTCATACAGTTCGGATGCGACAATTGTGGGCATGAATCCAATGGTTAATGCACTGGCCCGGCGCTTGTTCCCAATGCCCGCATTGCCCTGGAGGGGTGTGGGATAAATGTGGGGCATATTGCCGATGAGCCTACCCACCCAGTCGGTTCTGGCTGGCCCTTCCATTTTGCCCGGCATGAGTGAAAGCTGGGTGAACATAGTGAGCATCGCATAGGGATTGTACACCTGCTGGAGCCACTCGAAAAAGGCGAAATACTGGTGGTGCGGCGGCAACTGGTCTTTGGAATACAAAACGTCCTCATCCTGTTTATAACCCCAGTCGGGGTGCGGCACCAGCAGTACATTGCCAAACTGAATTTTGGGAATCACGATCATGCGCTGGCTGTCGCGTGCCGTATGCACCATGATACTGCCCGGCGGCGCCCCCCAGTTGTCGATCATTTCTCTTTGCTTTTTCTCCGCAAGTTCTCCAAACCAGTTCAAATAGGTGTTTTCGGGAATGGTAATGGCATGTCCCTGCCCCACGCGCTTGCCCATCTCACCGGGTGCCCAGTTGCCTATGTTGGAACCCTGTTCGGCCATCATCCGGCTCAGTGTTTCCACGTCGGGCAGCGGCTCTTCTCCTACGTTATATCCCGCTTCTTTCAGGGCCTCCAGAATGTTCACCAGACTGGCCTGAACATTTAAATAGAAATCGGGATCACTGCCGATATTCGCCTTGCCTGCACCCTCACTGTAATAGGGAATGACGAGCCGCTTCTCGCGATTGGGCATGCGCCGCAGTTGCGCCCAGGCCAGCGCGCGTTCCACGCGCCAGTCGAGTTGGTCTGGTATAATTTGATTTTTCGGCTGGCCGGTTTCATCCGCAACGCGCCCGGATATGACGATGGGTTCAATGATACCGTCGGTTTCGCTGTAAACGACCTGAGGGGTCATATCGGGCGATAGCCCGCCGATGTTGTCGCGCCACTGATCCGGTGTGCCGAGATAGTAATTGATACCGGATAAAATGGGCACATTGAGCGCATGGGCATGCTGTTGCCCTTTTTCGTAGTCGAACCAGTTGATTTTCGTGCCACAAAAAATCAGCGCATCCACCAGGCTGTTCCCATCCTCGATGAGATACGGATCAAACAGAAAACCGCTTTTTCCCATCAAAGGAAAAACCTGGTGGCCCCGGCGTTCCACATTGCGAATGAGGGAATCGACATACGCGGTATTTCCTTTGATATAGTTATCCTGATAGAAAACGATGCCGATGTTCAAAGGATTTTTGGAGGGGCGATGACGCTTTTCTCTGATCTGCTCGTGCCAGTTCCGATAGGCGCGATGGCTGACGAACAGTTCCGGTGCATCGGGATGGTAAAAGGCATGCTCTGGATATGCGATGGGCGGCTGTGTTTCGATAGGCAAGTCGAGCAGGTTTGCGCCGAGGTAATGCATTAGCCGCCGCACGTTTTCCCGGCTGTTGTTGGCCCAGTACTGTTCCAGGTCAGGATGCTCGTCAAGGGATACATTTCCCTGTATGTATTGAGGCTTGACAACCACCACCTTTGTCGCTGTTTTGGCCGCGTCGAATTGGTCGATGTGAAATCCGAGTTTCGCACCAATGCCCTCGGCAAATACGAGATCGTACTTTGTCAGATCGATCCCTTCGAAAGAGGGAAACGGCGGTTTGCCATGGCCGAAAATATCCACATCCATATGGGCTTCAAGTTCCCTTGCCGCCTGTTTAAGTTCCCAGAAAGCATGCAGGCTGATGACGGCAACCGCTGGCTTTTTTTCATTTTGTACCGCGTCTTCCGTAGCGGTTTGACAGGCGTTCAAAACCGCCAGGATCAGCAAAAGCAAGACACATCCGATCCTTTTTTTCACGTCCTCATTCCTTTCACTGCACAGGGAGAGCTATTCTTTTTCGGGCACGTAAATCACCCGTCCATCTTCGAGCTGATAGGCAATGCCCAGCCGGGTGCCATTCCCGGACAGGGAATTTTCCGTTACCTTCTGGACTTTGATTTCGCGGTCTTTGCGCGAAATGACCTCGGTTTCACCCTGTGGCGTGGTTCGCACCAGG
Encoded here:
- a CDS encoding cobaltochelatase subunit CobN translates to MKKRIGCVLLLLILAVLNACQTATEDAVQNEKKPAVAVISLHAFWELKQAARELEAHMDVDIFGHGKPPFPSFEGIDLTKYDLVFAEGIGAKLGFHIDQFDAAKTATKVVVVKPQYIQGNVSLDEHPDLEQYWANNSRENVRRLMHYLGANLLDLPIETQPPIAYPEHAFYHPDAPELFVSHRAYRNWHEQIREKRHRPSKNPLNIGIVFYQDNYIKGNTAYVDSLIRNVERRGHQVFPLMGKSGFLFDPYLIEDGNSLVDALIFCGTKINWFDYEKGQQHAHALNVPILSGINYYLGTPDQWRDNIGGLSPDMTPQVVYSETDGIIEPIVISGRVADETGQPKNQIIPDQLDWRVERALAWAQLRRMPNREKRLVIPYYSEGAGKANIGSDPDFYLNVQASLVNILEALKEAGYNVGEEPLPDVETLSRMMAEQGSNIGNWAPGEMGKRVGQGHAITIPENTYLNWFGELAEKKQREMIDNWGAPPGSIMVHTARDSQRMIVIPKIQFGNVLLVPHPDWGYKQDEDVLYSKDQLPPHHQYFAFFEWLQQVYNPYAMLTMFTQLSLMPGKMEGPARTDWVGRLIGNMPHIYPTPLQGNAGIGNKRRASALTIGFMPTIVASELYENLHELRNKIARLEENLPAAVRAELETGIRQECERLHLARDLGLDIQRAPFDQLATATRTYLEEINREHIPYGPHTLGVPPKGQPLVDMVRSMLGREFREALVAHRADVSPDTLAKIILTDLLLTGETPQDIQRTHLKAASEEIESYLQRALDYKARIEAAREEVPRILSALEGRFIEPGEMDDAIRNPDALPSGRNPYHFDHRSMPTREAWEVGRRLADDMLKQHVEKHGVYPRRVGYVLWSSEITKNKGILEAQVFYLLGVRPVWNQRGWIAGIEVIPQHELNRPRVDVFVTTSGTYRDHFMDKIRLIHKAVKLVSDADEPDNIVRLHTEAAYQKLAATEPSAEHARSLASIRVFSENVGAYSPSIQFAIHAGGTWEDDGKISDLYMTRLSHAYGENTVGEYVQDLFRQNIETVDIAAFGRTSNVYGVLDHPMVAAYFGGMNMAVRNTTGRKIDLYIHNLRNPQSERVETLERFYSRELRSRYFNPKWIRGMMDHGYDGARYMTEFTETMWVWEVTSPDLVSDEDWNRIHQVYMKDEYDLGLEDYFSENNPYAEQTMMATLLEAAHKGYWQATDEVLQDVAQQLAQSVSDHGPACNSGICNSPSLETFVTELLNKTPGVQALAQPYQDAINIARQARYDLPPAPAEPMTGYEMTDVVRTVADHLSTHKTTYFAIGIISALLVAFGWFRQRRNTW
- a CDS encoding transcriptional repressor — encoded protein: MKSMKRAKQQMIVLEALSEADGPLSARELWSRLSGSGESIGLATVYRALQRGVEEGTLEAVEVLGRGVRYEPKDREHHHHFLCSACDRAFDLVGCVEGLEFLVPDRFQMTRHEVVLFGTCDACGNAE
- a CDS encoding (2Fe-2S)-binding protein, with translation MNAHIHPVSSIPDAYAYLKTLHPNWDLVLGVPDGSGWLRGSDLLFPDAMPFRDLLQVLGTRRETEDRRAMVASFFLRFGWSAGVAIAPFLLCRAVPNMSLDNISFKFGEYGLFERVALHRAEGVIGADEGQTEDLRRYLRQTLVGQATPIVDALHAWSRFSVRAIWGMITSSWGSQFVQVMQHLDVSHAGWTEAEHFFDGDGEMQQMRPHFYDVSHQGRTRVFHRRSACCRYYLMPEGNYCASCPLIPQEESIRRNKEWMAQGNA